A region of Deltaproteobacteria bacterium DNA encodes the following proteins:
- a CDS encoding metal transporter, which produces MTPPLNPTEEFYTFLMEYPERLQELYMNMIISGLEKNKAMQLYWEGLLKYFHDFVEAYWIAVGYFQTAERKKLLTIPAWESIRDYTAILQMNLQLATQAISSSYAVTSDYHLKELTRSFSAFMNTILDIDGEDLESLSTDEAELMERVVQTFPQVIRDIRSEYGFHFDSGNYIKTAETDRFFLYQILPTDKKVRTKKNGKPLIVIPPYVLGCNVLAFLPGDNKSYVHNYANHGIPIYIRVNKNIATTPEFQLMTGEDDARDTRLFCEVVKKKHGKPVTLNGYCQGGFNALCNILSGELDGLVDALITCVSPMDGTRSKGLGNFLKVMLPQRFNDLSYGTKRMPNGNLVADGKLMGWVYKLKAIQDEFPLVSMYRDMIMLTSRDGKDVKINKTVAAIQHWLRYERVDLPLGITDISFKSYNIPIRKDGTLPIELFGRKLNLHGMKEKGIKWLICYGESDDLVEKETALAPLDFIDVEVTPFPKGHLAMATSWSNPESEYALHTRFGEGKRYRGPVRYQLDLDDELSKKGGKSG; this is translated from the coding sequence ATGACACCCCCTCTGAATCCCACTGAAGAATTCTACACCTTTTTAATGGAATACCCGGAACGGCTTCAAGAGCTGTATATGAACATGATCATATCAGGCCTTGAAAAGAACAAGGCAATGCAGCTTTACTGGGAAGGCCTTCTGAAATATTTTCACGATTTCGTGGAGGCATACTGGATCGCCGTCGGCTATTTCCAGACAGCCGAGCGGAAAAAGCTGCTGACCATCCCCGCCTGGGAAAGTATCAGGGATTACACGGCCATTCTGCAGATGAACCTGCAGCTTGCCACACAGGCGATATCAAGCAGCTATGCCGTGACAAGCGACTATCACCTGAAAGAGCTCACGCGTTCGTTCTCGGCCTTCATGAACACCATACTCGATATCGATGGAGAAGACCTGGAAAGCCTCAGCACCGACGAGGCAGAGTTGATGGAACGGGTCGTTCAGACTTTTCCTCAGGTGATACGCGATATCCGGAGCGAATACGGGTTTCACTTTGACAGCGGCAACTACATCAAGACGGCGGAAACGGACCGTTTCTTCCTCTACCAGATCCTTCCCACCGACAAGAAGGTCCGGACAAAAAAGAACGGCAAGCCCCTGATCGTCATACCGCCCTATGTTCTCGGTTGTAATGTGCTCGCCTTTTTGCCGGGCGACAATAAAAGTTACGTTCACAATTATGCCAATCACGGTATCCCCATTTACATCAGGGTGAATAAAAATATCGCGACGACGCCTGAATTTCAGTTGATGACCGGTGAAGATGACGCCCGGGACACCCGCCTGTTCTGCGAGGTCGTCAAAAAGAAGCATGGAAAGCCGGTCACATTGAACGGTTACTGTCAGGGAGGGTTTAACGCGCTGTGCAATATTCTCTCAGGAGAGCTCGACGGCCTGGTGGATGCGCTGATCACCTGCGTGTCGCCAATGGACGGCACACGGAGCAAGGGACTGGGCAACTTCCTCAAGGTCATGCTGCCGCAACGTTTCAATGACCTCTCCTATGGAACAAAACGCATGCCCAACGGCAATCTTGTCGCCGACGGCAAACTTATGGGCTGGGTGTACAAACTGAAGGCGATCCAGGATGAGTTTCCCCTGGTCTCCATGTACCGTGACATGATCATGCTCACCTCCCGTGACGGAAAGGATGTCAAGATCAACAAGACCGTCGCCGCCATCCAGCACTGGCTGCGATACGAGAGGGTCGACCTTCCCCTGGGCATCACGGACATCAGCTTCAAGTCATACAACATTCCCATCCGGAAGGACGGCACGCTTCCCATCGAGCTCTTCGGTCGCAAACTGAATCTTCATGGGATGAAGGAAAAGGGGATCAAGTGGCTGATCTGTTACGGCGAAAGCGATGACCTCGTCGAAAAGGAAACGGCCTTGGCACCGCTGGATTTCATCGATGTGGAAGTAACCCCATTCCCGAAGGGACACCTCGCCATGGCCACTTCCTGGTCGAACCCGGAATCCGAGTATGCTTTGCATACACGTTTCGGAGAGGGGAAACGGTACCGGGGGCCAGTCCGCTATCAACTGGACCTCGATGATGAACTGAGCAAGAAGGGAGGGAAAAGTGGATAA